GGATACTTGTGCGAGGAACGTGTTCAGGCTTAAGGTGGAAAACATACCAATTAAAAAGTAAATGTTCATGGTAATAGTTTAAAGTTTAAAATTTAGAGTTTAGAGTGGAAATCATCTAATCTGAAATCATAAATCAAGAAATTGCCAAGTGTCGGCTGTCGGAAGCCATGCGGCCGTTTTTCGACGTGGCGAAACAATAGGCGTGAACTTTGGCCGGGTCCCAGTCTTCCGGGAGGCTAACGCTCGTGTTACCGTTTTCTCCTCTTTCCCGGAGAGTCACGAGTTTTGTCCGGCTGAGGGCGGTCTCGTACAGGGCAGCGTACACCTTGTCGCTGGCGCAGGAGAAACCGTCACCTTCGTCGTCCTGCATCTCTTGAGTGAAGGAATACATTTTGGTCGACTCGTCGTAACTGACGCTGACTTTCGGCGTGTAGAGGGGGCCGGAAGCGCAGAGCAGACGTTCAAAATCTACCGTGGCGGAGTATTTCTCGTCGACTTCAATCCTACTCATGTTGAGCGAGGTAAAAGCGTTCGAGGTCGTGCCTCGTCCCACGCCGACAAAGCCTTTCCGGATGACGGGGAGTAACTTGCGGGCAATGCTGACGATGGCTTTCATTTTAGCCCTTTGCGCCAGTATTTCCGGGGTCTTCACGTCCTTCCGGGAGAAAATTTTGGCTTTAGCGATGTTCTCCTTGTTGAAAATGCACGTGGTGATGTTACCTACTGATTTTCTGACTTTACCTAAAAGGTAAGAATTGAATTTTGCCATAATGTTAAGATTTAAAGATGAATAAATTGGGAAATAGACCTTGCCTCTCGCCCGTGGGCCTCCCGTTCGAGGTGCAGGTTTATCGTTATTGAATTACCGGTTCAGTTCCAGTATCTCTTGCGGGAATGCCGGGCCTGGGTCGATCTTCCGGGGAGTGATGTCCGAGTGGCGTAGGAGATAACGGATCGGGTAACGGTCCATTAGTAGCAGGCACACGAGAACGACCGTTTTAAGCTGTTCGTCCGTGTAGCGGTGCCAATAGGTGGGTTGCCCGTTCTCCTCGTCGACGAACACGTCCGACGGTTGTACTTCCTTGCCACATTCGGCGATGAAGGTATTGCCCTCCTTACGAAGTTTACCGAGATTGTCGAGTTCAATACCGATGGAGTAGTGGTTCAGGTTAATCCTCCCGAGGTGAAAACTTTTCCCGGCGTGCCACGACTCCACGTTGAAAGGTACGAGCTGGATAATGTCCCCGTTCCGGTCGATCACGAGATGGGCGGATGCCGCCACGTCCGGTCGGGTTAGGTAGTAAGCGGATGCTAGACCGTTCGAACCGGCCGTGTAATGTAGGACGATGGTGTCCGGGGCCGCGAGCGGCCGGGTGTTTTTAGAGCATGTCAGGTGAACTGCCTCGCAGTCTACCAGACGGTGGTTTAGGATGTCCACGGGGTGAATTTGGAATTTAAAATTTAGAATGAATACGAGGGTTATTGCCGGGGGCGTTTGAGGAGGGAACTGACGAGTTGTTCGCTGCCTCGGCCGATGATGTACCCGCCTAGCCCGATTTCCAGCAGGTCCCAGAAACGGGACGTGTCGGCGAGAATCGGCAGGTTCAGGAACGTCCCGGCGAGAATGATCAGGGTGAAGACCAGCATCACGATCGGTCTCCATGAGCGTTGCAGCCAGTTGCCTCGTGCTTCCTCCCGGATGGCGGCGGCCTGTTCCGTGATAGTCTTTTCCTCGACGGCAATCAGCAGTTGCAGGATGTCCGTCTCCAGTTGTTTCTTCTCCCTTCCGGGGAGGGTCAGGCGGTCGACGATTTCGCCTACCGCGCTGACCAGATTCGTTACCGTTTTCATACTTTTTCGCGACTTAAAGATTGTTCCACTTCTTCCCAGTAAAAATAGAGACGGCTGCCGAGCTTGTGGACGGGAATGTTGTAGTCTTTGATGTCCCGGTACAAGGTGCGTTCGGCAATGTTCAGTTTCCGGCACAGCGTTTCCTTGTCAAGTAATAACGGGGGAATGTTCCCGGCGGCTTTTCTCACGAATTCCCGGATTTCCGCGAACTCTCGCGTGAAACCCTGAAGGTGTTCCGATACTTGGTATAGAATGGCGACAATTTTTTCTATGGAGTCCGTGTTGTTTTCTGTTTGTATCATTTCCTTTTTCGGTCTAGTCGTTCAACGTGTTCCTGTAATTCTTTCAATAGTTTTTCAATGTAAGCCGTCGGGTGGGGACGTGCCAGCGTGTGACTGATCAGCGTGTAGTAGTCCTTCTCCGTGGGCAAGTTCCATACTTGACAGAAGTACAGGATGAATTCCTTGATGCGGTACTTGTTGTCGGGCGTGATGGCTAGTGACGTGTGGAGGTGCAGGGCCATGATCTCGGCGATGTCCGTGTCGTTCCCGGGTAACGTGCCGGGAAACGGCAGGGGTATTTTCCGGGATTCAAACCATTTCTTTTGCCGGAGAAAGGAGGCTTGTTGCAGGCGGAGATACTCTTCGAGCAGGTCCCGTTCCGTGCAATCCAAGTAGCCCCGTTCGACGGGCATCCCCTCGTGCGTGATCGTCAGGTAACGGTGGGTGGCGTGTCCGTCCTCTTCCCCGAAGATGGTTTGCAGTTCCAAAAGGGCTTCCCGCACGGAGACGGCCAGCACGTCGTCCTCTTCTTCTTTCCGGCGGATCTCCCTCAGGCAGGCGATGGCGGGCAATTCCACGTCGAGCAGGTGGATGCGGTAATCGGTCAGGGAACGGACCCCGTTAAAACAGAGGGGTTCCAGCTGGTTGTCGGTGACCACGACTTCGGCCCGGTAGAGGGCGGTGAGGTACTCTTTTAAGATTTCGTGTTGATTCATAATTTAAAGTATTTATCATTTGAAAAATGTTTATAGTCTTGCGAGGCGAAAAAGCAGTAGATATGTGCTTTGATCCCTTTTTTGCGTTGCAGGGAGAACGTGGCGATCTCGTCCTCCCGCAGGAACGGGAGCTTGTCGAGAACGACCGGGGTAAACGAGCGGTTCCCGTACAACACGACCACGATCAGGCGGTCGGTAGCCTTGGCGGACGGGGAACCCGAGTTGTCGTCCCATTGGAGGGTAACTTTGTCGTCCGGGGCAATGGAGTGCGTCATGTTATTGACATCTTGCCGTCTGCCGATCCCGATTTGCAAGCGGGAGAAGTCGGCAATTTTCCCTTCGGGGGTGAACACGTGGAAATTCTTTTTCATGAAGAGGGCGTAGCCGTTTGTTTTCAGGCGATGTCCTTCGCTTTTCCACACCTCTTTGAGCAAGGTTTCTTTAAGCTGTTGGTAGAAACGCAGGGCCACGGTCAGGTGGGCCCGGTTCTTTTGTTGTTCGGGCGTGTTTGCGTCGTGATATTCCAGCGGGTAGGAGCGGATGCAATCCTGATCGCCATTCCGGTAAAAAATAGTGTTACCGATTCGGCCTCGCAGGCCTCTTAATAATGAGTTGCAATGTTTTGCCATGGTATTAAAATTTTAAAGTTCATCATTCGTTTATCCGAAAATCCGCGGGATCATGGGGACAATCCGGCAGGAAAAAGGCCTCCCCGGGTTTCATGCTGACGTGTCGCCGGGGGATCATAGTCAGTTGCCAAACGGCTATGAAACGTGGGCGATACGTCCGTCATTCCCTTGTCGTGCCTTATCTCTCCTTGAACACCCCCGTAACTCTTTTCGAGTTGCCGGGTATCTCGTGATTTTCTGTTGACAAAGGTAGGGCATACCGTGGCGGGGAGCGTGACGGTCGAGGTGTGTCAATCCGTGCCAAAGCGTGCCAATAGGGTTGATGGTATGGAAAAATTGAGGTAATGTCTGGAAATTTGATGGGAATGGGTGAAAATCGGTGACGGGAAGATGGAGTGGGAGGTGTTCCGGTCGTGCATGTAGTGATCCGGCGTTTTGGGGCTGAAAGAGGGTAGGCCTGCCGGATCACTAGATGCAAAAAGGGATTTATGTCGGGTGATTAGAAATGATTCTCGATGTGATAGAATTCAGTCGCCCGGGGAACGATGGTATCATGGTAGATGAATAGCTGTTTCCCGTCCTTGTAGAAAAAAGGATGTTCCTCTTTTCCGGCGGTCAGGTCTCGCAACCAGTAGATACGGTCGAGCGGCACGTTGTCAAATTGCAGGAAGTTGTAGCGAGCCAGTCGGGTTCCGGCGTTTTTCCAGCCGTTGTCCCAGTACATGAGCTGGTAAGCATGTCCCACGACGATATGATTTTCCGCGTTTGCCGGGGCATAGCGTATTTTTTTCACTTTCATGGGCCGTTTCAGCGGCATTAGGTCTATTTTCCTGTAAGAGGAGTATTGCATGTTGGGATTGTAGGCGGAATAGTATCGCAGGTAACGGTAGTTGTTGGTGTCAACCTGCAACGTACAATAACGTTTTCCCGTCCGGTTAGGATTTATTTCCTCCGGTGAACACACGGGGAGAGCCGTGGCCGGGGGGAGGGAATCTTCGGGGGTGTACTCGTCGGTGAGATATTCCAGAAGTCCCATGTTGCTGGTCGGGAAGGAGTCCGTGGCAACGTAGCGGTAGTAGCGGAACGGGCGGCATATTTCGGGTGTCAGTTCTTGCAAGTTGAGGATGGGAGTGGTTTCGATGGTGCCGAGTAGAACGGCATCCTTGAAATCTTCCCGGTTGGCGGCCTCGAAACGTCCCCCGATCATGAGGCTTGCCCGGTATTGGAGGCTTGTTTTTTCCGGGTACTTACGTTTTAAAAGGAGTTTTCCCTTTTTTTCCGGTTCTTCCGGGTAAAGGGGTACGAACGTGGCGGAAGTGTAGAGCGTGTCGGGCGAGGTGATGTAAAAGGGCGAGGCAAACGGGATGATGCTGTCGCCTTTCAGGTAGACGGGAAAGTAGAGAACGTTATAGACCACGTTTTTAAACCAGGCCTTTTTTTGTTGATGGTCCACCGTTCCCCACGTGGCGGGAGCAAGACCTTCCGAGACATTGAACGTGTACAGGTAAACTAGGTTATTGGATAGCTCTTTGTCTATCGGGAGTTGCACCGGGGCTACCCGGTAGTTCTCGTCGGTCACTTCCCGGATGCAGGGGGTGTCGAAGTAATCCGGCAGGGTTTCCCCTTCCGCTTTCAGCATGAACGGGCTGTCGGCTTGTGCGCCGAATGTATTTCTGAAAAAGCTGGGGGAGGCTGCGGTTGAAATCTTGCTGGCAGAATAATTTCTAGTTTGGTTGTATTTGGAATATTTTCCCGTGCTGTCCAGCAGGGTACAGTGAAAATGTCTTCCCGTTCTTTCCCGGAAAGAGATGTTACAATCGACAACGGTCGGGATCCCGTAGGCCCTGAACACGTGACAAAAATTGTCGGCCAAGGATATGCAATCATATTTTTGACCAACAAACATATCATAGGTCCCCACGTGTTGGAGCTGTTGGTAATAGGGATACATTTGGTGGATGTAGTCTTTGTAGTGGTCGTAGCGGGAGATGAAACGGGCGTAAGTTTTTTCGTCACTTTTATTCAGGTGTTTGCTGAACATATCGTTCAGCTTTTGCCCGTTTTCGTAAAAGGAATAGCCGGTTACGGCCCGGTAGGGGAGAAGCATCTCTTTGAATTGCTCGAAGGTGAGATAGGAGGCGTAAGGGGAGGCGTGCCACACGTGGAAGGCATTTTCTATGTGAGAGATTAAAAACGTGGAAGGTATATATTGTGGGTCAGGGAATGTTCCTTTAACGATCGTGGGCGTGTCGGGAGGAAACACGCTTGCTAGTTGCCGGGCCGCATAGGAGAAGTGCCAGAATCTTTCCCGGTGGCGGTCGGAATACAGGGCGGTATCGGGAATTATGGCCATCATGTTCGTGTACAAGCTGTCAAAACGGGTATGCCATTCGAACAGGGAAGAATCGGGGAAAACGGCCCGTTCGGTTGACAAGTGCCATTTCATGTTATCGATTAGGAAACAAGCGGCTTGGTATTTCAAGGAATCCTCCGGGTGTTCCCGGTAGTGGCGCAGCACTTTTTCCAGCTCACTTCGGTTTTTCCCGGCTTGTGACAGGGTTTCTTCCACTCCCGCCGGGTAACGGGTGCAGGCGAGTACTAAGGTACAAATTAAGATGGTGTATAAGATGGGTTTCATGGTAGGGTGTTTTTTATTGATTACAATAATTTTGAATGTCGTATTTATAGATTTCATCATTTATCGTGTTCCCGTATATACATTTATGATTCATGTCGAGAGCGAAGGAAATAAGGCTGTTGGAAATGGTAAATTTACGAACAGGCGCTCCTTCCCAGTCGAATTGCTGTATTTCAACTCTTTTGTTGAATTCGTGCAAATAAGGACTTGGATTATTGATATATAGGGCGTAAATGTGTGAATTGGTAACCCTTAGGTCTGAAAAATACCAGATTCTTTCTCTTTCCGGGGTAAAGCTAATTTCCTTTATAGGAACTGTCGGTTCATAGATGGAGAGCGTCGTGACATCGGTAAATCTGGGGGAAAAGATATTAATTTGGTTGAAATATATCATGATCGATGCAAATTTTTCATGGTCAGGACGTAAACGGTTGCCCATGTTTAAAGCGTACGTGCAGTTATTAAATGGAAAGCTGAACATGACAATCGGCTGTTGTAATGGAATATCCTTTTTCAGATCGTATGTGCTTAACGTGTGACCGACGGAAGAATTTACAATACTTATTAACGTGTCTCCAAGAATGAAATGGTTTCCGATACAATCTTTCGGGAGATCAATACAACTGTCAAGAATTGTTTCTTGTTGACGTATTGATTCCGTTAAATTGAACAAGACTAATTTCATCAGTGAGCCATCACAGATCCACATGTACGTGTTCAGGGAATCTTTAAAATATTGTTCT
The window above is part of the Butyricimonas paravirosa genome. Proteins encoded here:
- a CDS encoding DUF6266 family protein, which produces MAKHCNSLLRGLRGRIGNTIFYRNGDQDCIRSYPLEYHDANTPEQQKNRAHLTVALRFYQQLKETLLKEVWKSEGHRLKTNGYALFMKKNFHVFTPEGKIADFSRLQIGIGRRQDVNNMTHSIAPDDKVTLQWDDNSGSPSAKATDRLIVVVLYGNRSFTPVVLDKLPFLREDEIATFSLQRKKGIKAHIYCFFASQDYKHFSNDKYFKL
- a CDS encoding 3TM-type holin, which translates into the protein MKTVTNLVSAVGEIVDRLTLPGREKKQLETDILQLLIAVEEKTITEQAAAIREEARGNWLQRSWRPIVMLVFTLIILAGTFLNLPILADTSRFWDLLEIGLGGYIIGRGSEQLVSSLLKRPRQ
- a CDS encoding DNA-binding protein; this encodes MIQTENNTDSIEKIVAILYQVSEHLQGFTREFAEIREFVRKAAGNIPPLLLDKETLCRKLNIAERTLYRDIKDYNIPVHKLGSRLYFYWEEVEQSLSREKV
- a CDS encoding N-acetylmuramoyl-L-alanine amidase gives rise to the protein MDILNHRLVDCEAVHLTCSKNTRPLAAPDTIVLHYTAGSNGLASAYYLTRPDVAASAHLVIDRNGDIIQLVPFNVESWHAGKSFHLGRINLNHYSIGIELDNLGKLRKEGNTFIAECGKEVQPSDVFVDEENGQPTYWHRYTDEQLKTVVLVCLLLMDRYPIRYLLRHSDITPRKIDPGPAFPQEILELNR
- a CDS encoding DUF6266 family protein yields the protein MAKFNSYLLGKVRKSVGNITTCIFNKENIAKAKIFSRKDVKTPEILAQRAKMKAIVSIARKLLPVIRKGFVGVGRGTTSNAFTSLNMSRIEVDEKYSATVDFERLLCASGPLYTPKVSVSYDESTKMYSFTQEMQDDEGDGFSCASDKVYAALYETALSRTKLVTLRERGENGNTSVSLPEDWDPAKVHAYCFATSKNGRMASDSRHLAIS